A genomic region of Halobacteriovorax sp. JY17 contains the following coding sequences:
- a CDS encoding acyl-CoA dehydrogenase family protein produces MVNFELSSEQKEIKEMAMKFARNEMMPKAGEYDESGKLPMDILNKAWELGLVNTCIPPEFGGTGFTTLDSMIITEALAYGCLGMNTTLMANDLALLPIALGGNDEQKKRFLTPFTESYKLASFCLTEPGNGSDAAGLKTTIKEDGDHYVINGQKMWITNAGFADLFVIYCTTDPELKHKGISCIVLDDKNAEGLEIGAKERKMGHKSSDTRAVTFTNVRIPKENLIGNLGDGWKLAKMTLDHSRPMVAASAVGGAQCALDHAVKYAKERIQFNKPIAGHQAIQMMVADMAMKVEASRLLVHKAAWLLDQGKSNTELASYAKAFAADKFMEVATDAVQIFGGYGYSNEYPVEKIMRDAKLIQIYEGTSQIQRLVIAKEIFSRS; encoded by the coding sequence ATGGTTAACTTTGAACTTTCAAGTGAACAGAAAGAAATTAAAGAGATGGCAATGAAATTTGCCAGAAACGAAATGATGCCTAAAGCTGGTGAGTACGATGAATCTGGCAAACTTCCAATGGATATTCTCAACAAAGCATGGGAACTAGGCCTTGTGAATACTTGTATTCCACCAGAATTTGGAGGAACAGGATTCACCACACTTGACTCAATGATTATAACTGAAGCACTTGCCTATGGTTGCCTTGGAATGAATACAACCCTAATGGCCAACGATCTTGCTCTTCTTCCAATTGCTCTTGGTGGAAACGATGAGCAGAAAAAGAGATTTCTTACTCCCTTTACAGAGTCCTATAAGCTCGCATCATTTTGCTTAACTGAACCAGGGAATGGATCAGACGCGGCAGGTTTAAAAACAACAATTAAAGAAGACGGTGATCACTATGTGATTAACGGACAGAAGATGTGGATTACAAACGCTGGGTTTGCAGATCTATTTGTCATTTATTGTACAACTGATCCGGAGCTTAAGCACAAGGGGATTTCTTGTATCGTTTTAGATGATAAAAATGCCGAAGGTTTAGAAATCGGAGCCAAAGAAAGAAAAATGGGTCACAAGAGTTCTGACACAAGAGCTGTTACATTTACCAACGTGCGCATCCCTAAAGAAAATTTAATTGGAAATCTTGGTGATGGCTGGAAGCTTGCGAAGATGACTCTAGATCATTCAAGACCAATGGTCGCTGCTAGCGCGGTGGGTGGAGCGCAGTGTGCATTGGATCACGCTGTTAAATATGCTAAAGAAAGAATACAGTTTAATAAGCCAATAGCTGGCCACCAAGCAATCCAAATGATGGTTGCGGATATGGCCATGAAAGTTGAGGCTTCAAGACTTCTAGTTCATAAAGCAGCATGGCTTTTAGATCAAGGAAAGTCTAATACAGAACTAGCTTCATATGCGAAAGCGTTTGCAGCTGATAAGTTCATGGAAGTGGCTACTGATGCCGTACAAATCTTCGGAGGATACGGATACAGTAACGAATACCCTGTAGAAAAGATCATGAGAGATGCCAAGCTTATACAAATATATGAAGGGACATCTCAGATACAAAGATTGGTAATTGCTAAAGAAATTTTTTCAAGGAGCTAA
- a CDS encoding electron transfer flavoprotein subunit beta/FixA family protein yields the protein MNIFVCIKQVPDTETKITPNGDGTYIETSSIKWIMNPYDEFAVEQALLTKQANSGSTVTVVRVGGVKDTEALRTALAMGADDAILVESDDNLDSFMTAKALKGAIEKSGKTADVIFTGKQAIDDDCLQVPQLLAGMLNIPSVSVVVGCEEAGGAFTLKREVEGGALEVYEVKSPALIACNKGLNTPRYASLPGIMKAKRKPLAQHSLADVGVSDADRRVKYSNFQLPPEKPAGKKFEAMDEGVQASVVAEVVGLLRNEAKVI from the coding sequence ATGAATATCTTTGTTTGCATTAAACAAGTTCCGGACACGGAAACAAAGATTACACCTAACGGTGATGGTACTTACATCGAAACTAGTTCGATCAAGTGGATTATGAACCCTTATGATGAGTTTGCTGTAGAGCAGGCCCTATTAACGAAGCAAGCCAACAGTGGTTCTACTGTGACTGTTGTTAGAGTTGGTGGTGTTAAAGACACTGAGGCCCTAAGAACTGCTTTAGCAATGGGTGCTGACGATGCAATCCTAGTAGAGTCTGATGACAATTTAGATTCTTTCATGACAGCAAAAGCCCTTAAAGGTGCTATTGAAAAATCAGGAAAGACTGCTGATGTTATCTTTACAGGTAAGCAAGCGATTGATGACGACTGTCTTCAAGTTCCTCAACTTTTAGCGGGAATGCTTAATATTCCTTCTGTTTCAGTTGTTGTTGGATGTGAAGAAGCTGGCGGAGCTTTTACTCTTAAAAGAGAAGTTGAAGGCGGAGCTTTAGAGGTTTATGAAGTTAAATCTCCTGCTTTAATTGCGTGTAATAAAGGATTAAACACTCCTAGATATGCTTCACTTCCAGGAATTATGAAAGCGAAGAGAAAACCTCTTGCACAACACTCTCTTGCAGATGTTGGAGTAAGCGATGCTGACAGAAGAGTTAAGTACTCTAACTTCCAACTTCCTCCAGAGAAACCAGCTGGGAAGAAGTTTGAAGCAATGGACGAAGGTGTTCAAGCTTCAGTTGTAGCGGAAGTTGTAGGCCTTCTAAGAAACGAAGCGAAGGTAATTTAA
- a CDS encoding electron transfer flavoprotein subunit alpha/FixB family protein, translating into MAKVLVFTEITSDNVKSVTYEILGKLAGNDVDVAAVGQVPAGAVTELAKYGAANVHSLKGDNLDKYSPEGYANALKEFIGNGGYDYVFAGSTSLAKDLIPRLSGMFDAGMASEVTNFTMDGGTFAGTRPLFAGKCLAKVEIEGPKPHFITVRPNALGMPTSENAAAGNAADASVNAGEIRAAIKEIIKGASEKLDLTEANIIVSGGRAMKEAANFKILDELADAIGATVGASRAAVDSGYAPHSMQVGQTGKTVAPSLYIACGISGAIQHLAGMRTSKCIVAINTDPDAPIFTKADYGIVGDLFQIVPILTEEFKKIM; encoded by the coding sequence ATGGCAAAGGTATTAGTATTTACAGAAATTACATCTGATAATGTAAAGTCTGTTACATATGAAATTTTAGGAAAACTTGCTGGGAACGATGTAGATGTTGCAGCTGTTGGACAAGTTCCAGCGGGAGCAGTTACTGAACTAGCAAAGTATGGTGCAGCTAATGTTCACTCTCTAAAAGGTGATAATCTTGATAAGTATTCTCCAGAAGGATACGCAAATGCACTTAAGGAGTTTATTGGAAACGGTGGATACGATTATGTATTTGCTGGATCTACTTCTCTAGCTAAAGACTTAATTCCAAGACTATCTGGAATGTTCGATGCTGGTATGGCCTCTGAAGTTACTAACTTCACAATGGATGGTGGAACGTTCGCAGGAACAAGACCTCTTTTTGCTGGGAAATGTTTAGCAAAAGTTGAAATTGAAGGTCCAAAGCCTCACTTTATAACTGTTAGACCAAATGCTCTTGGTATGCCTACTTCTGAAAACGCTGCGGCAGGAAATGCTGCTGACGCCTCAGTTAACGCTGGAGAGATTAGAGCGGCTATTAAAGAAATTATTAAAGGTGCTTCAGAGAAGCTTGACCTTACAGAGGCGAATATTATCGTTTCTGGTGGTAGAGCTATGAAAGAAGCTGCAAACTTTAAAATTCTTGACGAGCTAGCAGACGCGATTGGTGCAACTGTTGGTGCTTCAAGAGCTGCGGTAGATTCTGGATATGCCCCACACTCTATGCAGGTTGGACAAACAGGTAAAACTGTTGCTCCATCACTTTATATTGCTTGTGGTATCTCAGGAGCTATTCAGCATTTAGCAGGAATGAGAACATCAAAATGTATTGTTGCAATCAATACAGATCCTGATGCTCCAATCTTTACTAAAGCTGATTACGGAATCGTTGGAGACCTCTTCCAAATTGTTCCAATTCTTACTGAAGAATTCAAAAAAATTATGTAA
- a CDS encoding twitch domain-containing radical SAM protein yields the protein MNSKKVSKVCSAPWVALAINANKSFSLCCNTLLDINLGNWNDSSILEVFKSSSLSRYRKSFLSGVKENACKGCYALEESHLLSKRDDFNKYYKFDPTQKVFSYSDIKRLELFLSNRCNFNCRTCGSFLSSSWNKDSLELKRDVYNHSPPTEKQMEELFEVAKHLHSIYIAGGEPLICKETYLLLDSLLKFNNECEVTINTNLSALRFQEFNLLNYIPSLPSLSLNVSIDGIYDKGEYIRNGQNFKIFEENLSSLAKTDIKISFLITISILNVFDVAEIIHYIVEKQPVRNYTVDINFVHDPSLYNIQILPDNIKSMIQASLYLDVMNFNNSSNLKKYSQKLISICSFLKNDNTQSNIDEFFEETRRIDTLRSQSFHKVFPELASTLSYPNVERPV from the coding sequence ATGAATTCAAAAAAAGTTTCGAAAGTATGTTCTGCCCCCTGGGTCGCTCTTGCAATTAATGCAAACAAGTCATTTTCTCTATGTTGTAACACACTCTTAGATATTAACCTTGGAAATTGGAATGACTCCAGTATTCTAGAAGTTTTTAAAAGTAGTTCTTTATCTCGCTACAGGAAGAGCTTCTTGAGTGGTGTAAAGGAAAATGCCTGTAAGGGATGCTATGCTCTTGAAGAAAGCCATTTACTAAGCAAACGTGATGACTTTAATAAATATTATAAGTTCGATCCCACTCAAAAAGTATTCTCCTATTCGGACATTAAGAGACTCGAGTTATTCTTAAGTAATAGGTGTAACTTTAACTGTAGAACTTGTGGTAGTTTTCTTAGCTCCTCTTGGAACAAGGATAGCTTAGAACTTAAAAGAGATGTATATAATCATTCTCCCCCAACGGAGAAGCAGATGGAAGAACTCTTTGAGGTAGCAAAGCATCTCCACTCTATTTATATAGCCGGAGGTGAGCCACTTATTTGCAAAGAAACCTACTTGCTACTTGACTCTCTTCTAAAGTTTAATAACGAGTGCGAAGTAACAATAAATACAAACCTTTCAGCTCTACGTTTCCAAGAGTTTAATCTTTTAAATTATATTCCTTCACTTCCTTCATTAAGTCTCAACGTCTCTATTGATGGTATTTATGACAAGGGTGAGTATATAAGAAATGGACAAAACTTCAAAATATTTGAAGAGAATTTATCCTCTTTGGCAAAGACAGATATTAAAATTTCATTTTTAATTACGATTAGTATTTTAAATGTCTTTGATGTCGCCGAAATTATTCATTATATTGTAGAGAAACAACCTGTCAGAAATTATACTGTTGATATTAACTTTGTTCATGATCCTTCTCTCTACAATATTCAGATCCTACCCGATAATATTAAATCAATGATTCAAGCTAGCCTTTATTTAGATGTGATGAATTTTAACAACTCTTCTAATTTAAAAAAATATTCCCAAAAACTCATTTCAATTTGCAGTTTTCTTAAGAATGATAATACCCAATCTAACATAGATGAATTCTTTGAAGAAACTCGCAGGATTGATACCTTAAGAAGTCAGTCATTTCACAAAGTATTTCCAGAACTGGCTTCGACCCTATCCTATCCAAACGTAGAAAGGCCAGTGTAG
- a CDS encoding Mrp/NBP35 family ATP-binding protein, translating into MSDKIKNLICTIANPATGMTLGAEERITEVKVTGESVLIKYDREGITPAQKRVIEDSIYGLLKADFEEDNITIMTVSKDSKDVFAGSAKPAEPKKEQAAIKAGHGPVGANKKRVPNVKNVLAVSSCKGGVGKSTVSVNLAMSLKNQGFKVGILDADIYGPSMPMLLGKRDAKPEANEDKKILPIESFGLKFISFGLFIQEDDAVIWRGPMLGGVLNQFLFDVDWGELDYLIIDLPPGTGDMQLSMVQATEVDAAVVISTPQEVALLDTRKGMKMFEKVNIPILGMIENMSYFVPDDNLEKKYFLFGEGGVKKACKELSAEFLGEIPMEIALRIGSDTGVPYMSSPEHEGRPVWKSYMDLASKVNAKMNGTGKKGFFSKILGK; encoded by the coding sequence ATGAGTGATAAGATTAAGAATTTAATTTGTACAATAGCTAACCCTGCAACGGGAATGACACTTGGCGCAGAAGAGAGAATAACAGAAGTTAAAGTTACTGGAGAAAGTGTTCTAATAAAATACGACCGTGAAGGAATCACTCCTGCTCAAAAGAGAGTTATTGAAGATTCGATCTATGGGCTTCTAAAGGCCGATTTCGAAGAAGATAATATAACAATAATGACAGTGTCTAAGGATTCGAAGGATGTATTTGCAGGATCTGCAAAACCGGCTGAACCAAAGAAAGAACAAGCGGCCATTAAAGCAGGTCATGGACCAGTAGGCGCAAATAAGAAGCGCGTTCCAAATGTTAAAAATGTTCTCGCAGTTTCTTCTTGTAAAGGAGGCGTTGGTAAGTCGACTGTTTCAGTCAATCTTGCAATGTCTTTAAAGAATCAAGGTTTTAAGGTTGGAATTTTAGACGCGGACATTTATGGTCCTTCAATGCCAATGTTGCTTGGAAAAAGAGATGCAAAACCAGAGGCTAATGAAGATAAGAAGATCTTACCAATCGAGTCTTTTGGATTAAAATTTATTTCATTTGGTTTATTCATTCAAGAGGATGATGCTGTTATCTGGCGTGGACCAATGCTTGGAGGAGTTTTAAATCAATTTCTCTTTGATGTTGATTGGGGTGAATTAGATTATTTGATTATTGATCTTCCTCCAGGAACAGGGGATATGCAGTTAAGTATGGTTCAGGCGACTGAAGTTGATGCGGCAGTTGTAATCTCAACACCACAAGAGGTGGCCCTTTTAGATACGAGAAAGGGAATGAAGATGTTTGAAAAAGTAAATATTCCAATTCTTGGGATGATTGAAAATATGAGCTACTTTGTTCCAGATGATAATCTAGAAAAGAAGTATTTCCTCTTTGGTGAGGGCGGAGTGAAAAAGGCCTGTAAGGAATTAAGTGCAGAATTCTTGGGTGAAATACCTATGGAAATAGCTTTACGAATTGGTTCAGATACAGGAGTTCCTTATATGTCGTCACCAGAGCATGAAGGGCGCCCTGTCTGGAAGTCTTATATGGACTTAGCATCTAAGGTAAATGCAAAGATGAATGGTACTGGTAAAAAAGGATTCTTTTCTAAAATATTAGGAAAGTAG
- a CDS encoding lytic transglycosylase domain-containing protein, protein MLKLATIASFTLLSLSSYAVSKQPQTFSIKTSKNDEKFARSFHQFYKNVKRKNLDYTAISLMSKRLKYTEAFKEYTPLVETLLKFKKARLSGEEFNNVCKPKNFDTKNLPDLVKRSYVQLDQFCRWKFLKNVSTGKKNKTISFKNLEYFKYALPYYLKGKSKHEFITYLSQIDKSSNLHILISDLMTEQYLEKQFKPNSDHLKFIRINNALTNYVQSAGLTDSSERNYFTKAFYEIRSNLKSHLEKDEFDLAFQAGHQLISFYDSNKQYISSDKAWLNILTSGKNFLYKQEPEKARYFFEYALTIATNDQLDEALFQLLWTDILVGKYKKAVATIEKFQLIKNYSKYNSKVKFWIAYTLYKNGENELSKHLFTKLTESSPLNFYAIISYKKLLDIFDVEDKAKLLGKYTEEIKPNVPKNKAYSKNFISSLKRLSLWLELNLDAFSNNEISEIISRDSSYVFQDEKVAKKVENKELRKYLIEKLVNLFTKEKKYLHSFKLVHNSLENEVFELDAFTLKNLFPFQYLQKIKNIDKTIDPLVVISLIRQESAFNPQARSHVGARGLMQLMPATARQYKRNVRTAHLKRPDVNIKIGITYLKKLLKKYDGNLIYTLSAYNAGESRVKRWKKNIFVNNDPMVTIESIPFRETRKYVKLIYRNIFFYNLLSNKTVLEKSLEDSFIVGVNTKR, encoded by the coding sequence TTGTTAAAACTAGCAACGATTGCTTCATTCACTTTGCTCTCACTCAGCAGCTACGCTGTTAGCAAACAACCTCAAACTTTTTCTATAAAAACGTCTAAGAATGATGAGAAGTTCGCAAGATCATTTCATCAATTCTATAAGAATGTTAAAAGAAAGAATCTGGACTATACCGCAATATCTCTAATGAGTAAGAGGCTTAAATATACTGAAGCCTTCAAAGAATATACTCCCCTAGTAGAAACCCTCTTAAAGTTCAAGAAAGCTCGTCTTAGCGGAGAGGAATTTAATAATGTCTGCAAACCAAAGAACTTTGATACTAAGAATTTACCAGACCTTGTTAAAAGATCATATGTTCAACTAGATCAATTTTGTCGCTGGAAATTTTTAAAGAATGTTTCTACTGGTAAGAAAAATAAAACAATCTCTTTTAAGAATTTAGAGTATTTTAAATATGCTCTACCTTATTATCTAAAAGGAAAGAGTAAGCATGAGTTTATCACTTATCTCTCTCAGATTGATAAAAGCTCTAACTTACACATTCTTATTTCAGATCTTATGACTGAACAATACCTAGAAAAACAGTTTAAACCAAACTCCGATCATTTAAAGTTCATTAGAATCAATAATGCTCTTACAAACTATGTTCAGTCGGCCGGACTCACGGATAGCTCAGAAAGAAATTATTTCACAAAAGCATTCTACGAAATTAGGTCCAACTTAAAAAGCCATTTAGAAAAAGATGAATTTGACCTTGCTTTCCAAGCTGGGCATCAACTTATCAGCTTCTACGACTCTAATAAACAATATATAAGCTCAGATAAAGCTTGGTTGAACATACTCACAAGTGGAAAGAACTTTCTCTATAAACAAGAACCTGAAAAAGCTCGCTACTTCTTTGAGTACGCTCTTACCATCGCAACTAACGACCAGCTTGACGAAGCTCTTTTTCAATTGCTCTGGACTGATATTCTAGTCGGAAAATATAAGAAAGCCGTTGCAACAATTGAAAAGTTTCAATTGATAAAGAACTACTCAAAGTACAATTCAAAAGTAAAGTTCTGGATTGCCTATACTCTTTATAAAAATGGTGAAAATGAATTATCTAAGCATCTTTTTACTAAGCTAACGGAATCATCTCCCTTAAATTTTTATGCAATCATTTCATACAAGAAACTCTTAGATATTTTTGACGTAGAAGATAAAGCAAAACTTCTTGGAAAATATACCGAAGAAATTAAGCCAAATGTTCCAAAGAACAAGGCATACTCTAAGAACTTTATTTCTTCTTTAAAAAGATTATCTCTATGGCTAGAACTCAACCTTGACGCATTTTCAAATAATGAAATATCAGAAATAATCTCAAGAGACTCGAGCTACGTTTTCCAAGATGAGAAAGTTGCCAAGAAAGTTGAGAATAAAGAACTTCGAAAGTATCTCATTGAAAAACTTGTTAATCTTTTTACGAAAGAGAAGAAATACCTTCACTCCTTCAAGCTTGTTCATAACTCTCTAGAGAATGAAGTATTTGAACTAGATGCGTTTACTTTAAAGAATCTATTTCCATTTCAATACCTTCAAAAGATTAAAAATATCGACAAGACTATTGACCCTCTAGTTGTCATCTCTCTTATTAGACAAGAGTCTGCTTTCAACCCACAGGCAAGGTCTCATGTTGGGGCAAGAGGTTTAATGCAACTCATGCCTGCCACAGCGAGGCAGTACAAGAGAAATGTTCGTACCGCACATCTAAAAAGGCCAGACGTTAATATTAAAATTGGAATCACTTACTTAAAGAAGCTTCTTAAAAAGTATGATGGAAACCTGATCTACACACTTTCAGCATATAATGCGGGAGAAAGTAGAGTAAAGAGATGGAAGAAAAATATTTTTGTAAATAACGATCCAATGGTTACGATCGAATCCATTCCATTTAGAGAAACGAGAAAGTATGTGAAGTTAATTTATAGGAATATATTCTTTTACAATCTACTTTCAAATAAGACTGTCCTCGAGAAATCTCTCGAAGACAGCTTTATTGTTGGTGTAAATACTAAACGTTAA
- the ychF gene encoding redox-regulated ATPase YchF — protein sequence MALNCGIVGLPNVGKSTIFQALTSAPAEAANYPFCTIEPNVGIVSVTDSRLAQITSLIKPSKTIPTIVEFVDIAGLVKGASKGEGLGNQFLGHIRQVNAIIHVVRCFDDGDVVHVHGRVDPVDDIETINIELALADAEVVTKKIGNLPKLIKNHNKDISSLAKAQQPILEKLEAHLTEGFAARALELTDEERGLVADLNLITMKKVLYLCNVDEDCVNGDNDYIKSVRALAEKENAEVSVICGKLESEIASLETEEEKKEFLEAAGLEQSGLQTLTKTAYEMLGLRTYFTAGEKEVRAWTFKAGDKAPQAAGVIHTDFERGFIKAEIYHCDDLFELGTEQKVKEAGKFRIEGKEYLVKDGDVIHFRFNV from the coding sequence ATGGCATTAAATTGCGGAATCGTAGGACTTCCAAACGTTGGGAAATCAACAATCTTTCAAGCACTGACTTCAGCTCCGGCGGAAGCGGCAAATTACCCATTCTGTACAATTGAGCCAAATGTGGGAATCGTTAGCGTAACGGATTCAAGACTTGCGCAAATTACTTCTCTAATTAAGCCAAGTAAGACTATTCCAACTATTGTTGAGTTTGTAGATATTGCAGGTCTTGTAAAAGGTGCAAGTAAGGGTGAAGGGCTGGGGAACCAATTTCTTGGACATATTAGGCAAGTGAATGCAATTATTCATGTTGTTAGATGTTTTGATGATGGTGATGTTGTACACGTTCACGGACGGGTAGATCCTGTTGATGATATTGAAACTATTAATATTGAACTTGCTCTTGCTGATGCAGAAGTTGTTACTAAAAAAATTGGAAACCTTCCAAAGCTTATAAAGAATCATAATAAAGACATATCAAGTTTAGCAAAAGCTCAGCAGCCAATTCTTGAAAAACTTGAAGCTCATCTTACAGAAGGTTTTGCTGCAAGAGCTTTAGAGTTAACTGATGAAGAGAGAGGGCTTGTTGCAGACCTTAACTTAATCACAATGAAGAAGGTCTTATATCTTTGCAATGTTGACGAAGATTGTGTGAATGGTGATAACGATTATATAAAGAGCGTTAGAGCTCTAGCCGAAAAAGAAAATGCTGAAGTCAGTGTTATCTGTGGAAAATTAGAATCTGAAATTGCTTCACTGGAAACAGAAGAAGAAAAGAAAGAGTTCTTAGAAGCTGCAGGGCTTGAGCAATCTGGTCTACAAACTTTAACTAAAACAGCTTATGAAATGTTAGGTCTTAGGACTTATTTTACTGCAGGTGAAAAAGAAGTTCGCGCATGGACTTTTAAGGCCGGGGACAAAGCTCCTCAGGCAGCAGGTGTCATTCATACTGACTTTGAGAGAGGATTTATCAAAGCAGAAATTTACCACTGCGATGACCTTTTTGAACTGGGAACAGAACAAAAGGTCAAAGAGGCAGGTAAATTTAGAATTGAAGGTAAAGAATATCTCGTCAAAGACGGAGATGTTATTCACTTTAGATTTAACGTTTAG
- the pth gene encoding aminoacyl-tRNA hydrolase, translating into MTKLIVGLGNPGLEYRNTRHNIAWETFDNLSFVSDLRWQDKYKGEMATLEVEGEKVIFLKPLTYMNLSGESVAPLANFFKIPVEDILVVHDELDLNFGTIAYKDGGGLAGHNGLKSIAQCLGKQNFKRLRVGIGRPVHGSVSNWVLSGYHGEDAEFLESYLKGAAKAVEAFIEKGFQSAARTYSKKKII; encoded by the coding sequence ATGACAAAATTAATAGTAGGCCTTGGAAATCCAGGTCTTGAGTATAGAAATACTCGCCACAATATTGCGTGGGAAACATTTGATAACTTATCCTTTGTCTCAGATCTAAGGTGGCAAGATAAGTACAAAGGAGAGATGGCGACTCTCGAGGTTGAGGGCGAGAAGGTTATCTTCTTAAAACCCTTGACCTATATGAATCTAAGTGGGGAGTCTGTTGCTCCCTTGGCCAACTTTTTTAAAATTCCAGTTGAAGATATTCTTGTCGTTCATGACGAACTCGATTTAAACTTTGGAACGATTGCTTATAAGGACGGTGGAGGTCTAGCGGGACACAATGGACTAAAATCTATTGCTCAGTGTCTTGGAAAACAAAATTTCAAGAGGTTGAGAGTTGGGATTGGCAGGCCAGTTCACGGGTCAGTGAGCAACTGGGTGCTTTCGGGCTACCACGGGGAAGATGCAGAGTTTTTAGAAAGTTATTTAAAAGGTGCAGCAAAAGCGGTAGAAGCTTTTATTGAAAAAGGTTTTCAAAGTGCAGCTAGAACATATAGTAAGAAGAAAATAATTTAA
- a CDS encoding ribose-phosphate pyrophosphokinase encodes MKRIVLVSGSSNPKLASRISQFLDVSLVDPQLVRFANGEIYCEIEKNVRGADVFVIQSTSTPVNDHVMELLIMIDALKRASAASITAVIPHYGYSRQDRKASPRTPISAKLIADILTAAGATRVITMDLHASQIQGFFNIPFDNIYASPVLLEYIRAEIFNSNSIFVSPDAGGVERVRHYAKKLKADIAMIDKRRTGKNVAKAMNIVGNIEGKECIIIDDMVDTAGTLIEACRALKDNGATKVYACATHPVFSGPALDRIAGADELDKIIVTDTIPLSPEAESIDKIHVLDTAEILAKAIHRTFNNDSVSSLFI; translated from the coding sequence ATGAAGCGGATCGTACTTGTTTCCGGATCTTCTAACCCGAAGCTTGCTTCTCGTATCTCCCAATTTCTCGATGTTTCATTAGTAGACCCACAGCTTGTAAGATTCGCCAATGGCGAAATATATTGTGAAATAGAAAAGAATGTCCGCGGTGCGGACGTTTTTGTTATACAGTCCACCAGTACGCCTGTTAATGACCATGTAATGGAATTGCTTATAATGATCGATGCACTAAAGCGAGCGTCGGCAGCCTCTATCACAGCGGTAATTCCACACTATGGATATTCTAGACAAGATCGTAAGGCCTCTCCAAGAACTCCTATTTCTGCAAAGTTGATAGCGGATATTTTAACGGCGGCAGGAGCTACAAGAGTAATTACAATGGATCTACACGCGAGTCAGATTCAAGGTTTCTTCAATATACCTTTTGATAATATTTACGCTTCCCCAGTTCTTCTAGAATATATAAGAGCTGAAATTTTTAATAGCAATAGTATCTTTGTTTCTCCAGATGCGGGCGGGGTTGAAAGAGTCCGTCATTACGCAAAGAAATTAAAAGCTGATATTGCAATGATAGATAAGAGAAGGACAGGAAAGAATGTGGCAAAGGCCATGAATATTGTCGGTAATATAGAAGGCAAAGAATGTATTATTATTGATGATATGGTTGATACCGCAGGGACTTTAATTGAAGCTTGCAGGGCCCTGAAGGATAATGGTGCCACGAAGGTTTATGCTTGCGCTACCCATCCCGTTTTTTCTGGGCCTGCGCTAGATAGAATCGCTGGGGCAGATGAACTTGATAAAATTATAGTGACGGATACAATTCCTCTGAGTCCAGAGGCTGAGTCCATAGATAAAATTCATGTATTAGATACGGCTGAAATTCTAGCAAAGGCCATTCACAGAACTTTTAATAACGATTCTGTGAGCTCTCTGTTTATTTAA